In Mytilus edulis chromosome 4, xbMytEdul2.2, whole genome shotgun sequence, the following proteins share a genomic window:
- the LOC139520616 gene encoding uncharacterized protein, with the protein MKCVAILLVLVICLAEGGRTSNRCHPKCGLEKDKGTCCRRRYCYPKTQYYYDHGKGRCRRFKFKGCNGNKNQFATRWKCMKACRGCDFKYGYGYGDQKGKGEVHGYGYSKEKGYGYQKGKGEGYGHGYGYGYHKGKDGGNGYGYNKEKGKGYGYGYEKGTGKAHGYGYSKGKVEGYGYGYGYQNGKGEGHGYGYQKGKGEVHSYGYEKLNNTKHGYGYLYQKGKEEGHGYGYGYQKGKVEGPGYGYQKEKGQGHGYNYSYLYQKGNGKYHGNGYGKGKGHMYVKGKGHMYVKGKGHMYVKGKGHGMGKGHVYVKGKGHGMGKGNVYVKGKRHGFYKRKGHALSKGNGHFYRKGKRPFNRKGKNQFYRKRKGHFNRRRQGRFYRKGNGRFSRRG; encoded by the exons ATGAAGTGTGTAGCAATCCTATTGGTATTGGTCATCTGCTTGGCTGAAGGTGGTAGGACCAGTAACCGATGTCATCCAA AGTGCGGTTTAGAGAAAGACAAAGGAACGTGTTGTAGACGAAGATATTGTTATCCAAAAACTCAATATTACTATGACCATGGAAAAGGGAGATGTCGCCGGTTTAAATTCAAGGGGTGTAACGGTAACAAAAACCAATTTGCCACCAGATGGAAATGTATGAAAGCATGCCGAg gaTGTGATTTCAAATATGGCTACGGCTATGGTGATCAAAAGGGAAAAGGAGAAGTTCATGGTTATGGCTATTCAAAAGAAAAGGGCTATGGATATCAAAAGGGAAAAGGCGAAGGATATGGCCATGGTTATGGCTATGGATATCATAAAGGAAAAGACGGGGGTAATGGTTATGGTTATAACAAAGAAAAAGGAAAGGGATACGGCTATGGATATGAAAAGGGAACAGGTAAAGCTCATGGTTACGGCTATAGTAAAGGAAAAGTAGAGGGATACGGCTATGGCTATGGATATCAAAATGGAAAAGGCGAAGGACATGGCTATGGATATCAAAAAGGAAAAGGTGAAGTTCATAGTTATGGCTACGAAAAATTAAACAACACTAAACATGGTTATGGTTATTTGTATCAAAAAGGGAAAGAGGAAGGTCATGGTTATGGCTATGGATATCAAAAAGGAAAAGTCGAAGGACCTGGCTATGGATATCAAAAGGAAAAGGGTCAAGGTCATGGTTATAACTATAGTTATTTATATCAAAAGGGGAATGGCAAATATCATGGTAATGGCTATGGCAAAGGAAAAGGACATATGTATGTCAAAGGAAAAGGGCATATGTATGTCAAAGGAAAAGGACATATGTATGTCAAAGGAAAAGGACACGGCATGGGAAAAGGACATGTGTATGTCAAAGGAAAAGGACACGGCATGGGGAAAGGAAATGTGTATGTCAAAGGAAAGAGACATGGCTTTTACAAAAGAAAAGGACACGCATTGAGCAAAGGAAATGGGCATTTTTATCGCAAAGGAAAACGTCCTTTTAATCGTAAAGGAAAAAATCAGTTCTATCGCAAACGAAAAGGTCATTTCAATCGCAGACGACAAGGACGTTTTTATCGTAAAGGAAATGGACGTTTTAGTCGCCGTGGCTAA
- the LOC139520617 gene encoding uncharacterized protein, with protein sequence MKLTIALVVLLSAVCINAHAPCYGKGCGYGRGGYDGGYYGGYGGLGGLGGYGGLGGLGYGGLGGLVSYGGYGGGFDGYGGGYGYGKGYGGGYGGLGGFGGYGGLGGLGYGGLGGLVSYGGYGLGRYGSGYGLGGYGGGYSAGYGGGKKY encoded by the coding sequence ATGAAGCTCACTATTGCTCTCGTTGTACTATTATCAGCCGTATGCATTAATGCCCATGCACCATGTTATGGTAAGGGCTGTGGATATGGACGTGGAGGCTATGATGGCGGATATTATGGCGGATATGGTGGATTAGGAGGTTTGGGCGGTTATGGTGGATTAGGAGGTTTGGGCTATGGTGGATTAGGCGGTTTAGTCAGCTATGGCGGTTATGGCGGAGGATTTGATGGTTATGGTGGAGGATATGGTTATGGTAAAGGGTATGGCGGAGGATATGGTGGATTAGGAGGTTTCGGCGGCTATGGTGGATTAGGAGGTTTGGGCTATGGTGGATTAGGTGGTTTAGTCAGCTATGGCGGTTATGGATTAGGTAGATATGGTAGTGGATATGGATTAGGTGGATATGGCGGAGGATATAGTGCAGGATATGGTGGTGGAAAGAAATACTAA
- the LOC139521550 gene encoding keratin-associated protein 19-2-like: MKLTIALVVLLSAVCINVHARCYGKGCGYGSGGYDGGYYGGYYGGYGGLGGLGGYGGLGGLGYGGLGGLVSYGGYGGGFDGYDGGYGYGKGYGGGYGGFGGFGGYGGLGGLGYGGLGGLVSYGGYGLGGYGSGGYGGGYGAGYGGGKKY, translated from the coding sequence ATGAAGCTCACCATTGCTCTCGTTGTACTATTGTCAGCCGTATGCATAAATGTCCATGCGCGATGTTATGGTAAGGGCTGTGGATATGGAAGTGGGGGCTATGATGGCGGATATTATGGCGGATATTATGGCGGATATGGTGGATTAGGAGGTTTGGGCGGCTATGGTGGATTAGGAGGTTTGGGCTATGGTGGATTAGGCGGTTTAGTCAGCTATGGCGGTTATGGCGGAGGATTTGATGGTTATGATGGAGGATATGGTTATGGCAAAGGGTATGGCGGAGGATATGGTGGGTTTGGCGGTTTCGGAGGCTATGGTGGATTAGGAGGTTTGGGCTATGGTGGATTAGGTGGTTTAGTCAGCTATGGCGGTTATGGATTAGGTGGATATGGATCAGGTGGATATGGCGGAGGATATGGCGCAGGATATGGTGGAGGAAAGAAATACTAA